From Alloacidobacterium dinghuense:
TGGCGATCTGCACGCAGAGGTGCAGCGCTTTGCCAATGTTCTAAAGGGCCTGGGGATTAAGAAAGGCGACCGTATCGCTGTTTACATGGGCATGACGCCCGAGCTGGCGATTGCCATTCTTGCCTGCGCGCGCATTGGCGCCGTGCATTCGGTCATTTTTGGGGGCTTTGCCGCGCATGCGATTGTGGACCGCGTCAACGATGCGGAGTGCGTCGCGATTCTAACGCAGGATACGTCGTATCGCCGTGGTTGCGAAGTGAAACTCAAGGCGACAGTCGACGAAGCGCTTTTGCAATGCCCGACGGTGAAGGATGTCGTCGTCTATAAGCGGTCTGGGTTGCCAGTGAACATGAAGGCGGGGCGTGATCAGTGGTGGCACGAATTGATGGCGAAAGCCGAGCCGGAGTGCCCGGCGGAGGCACTCGATTCCGAAGACCCGCTCTACATTCTCTACACCTCGGGAACGACGGGAAAACCGAAAGGACTCGTCCACACGACCGGAGGGTATTCGGTTCAGACGTATCTCACCAGCAAGTACATCTTTGACCTGCAGGCCGATGATGTTTACTGGTGCTCGGCTGATATTGGCTGGGTGACGGGCCATTCGTATGTGGTGTATGGCATCTTGCAAAACGGAGTCACGACGCTGATGTATGAAGGCGCGCCGAATTTCCCGGAGATGGACCGCTTCTGGAGAGTTATTGACGCGCATAAAGTCACGATCTTCTACACTGCGCCAACGGCAATTCGCGCGTTCATCAAGTGGGGCGATCATTTCCCTGAGAAGCACAAGCTAGACTCGCTGCGTTTGCTGGGAACGGTGGGCGAGCCTATCAATCCCGAAGCCTGGATGTGGTATCGCGACAAGATCGGCAAGGGGCGTTGTCCGATTGTCGATACCTGGTGGCAGACCGAGACGGGAGCGATCATGATTGCGCCGGTTCCGGGGGCAGTGCCGACGAAGCCGGGATCGGCGACGCGGCCCTTTTTCGGAATTGTGCCTGAAGTGGTTACAAAAGAGGGAACGCCCGTGCCTGCCGGTCATGGCGGGCTGCTGGTAATTCGCCAGCCTTGGCCATCGATGGCACGGACGATTTTCAAAGACCCGGATCGCTACCGGAGCAGCTACTGGTCCGAGATTCCTGGGTCGTACTTCACCGGCGACGGAGCGCGCATCGATGAGGATGGATGCTTCTGGTTGATGGGGCGCGTGGATGATGTGCTGAATGTCAGCGGGCATCGTTTGGGGACGATGGAGGTGGAGTCGGCTCTGGTGGCGCATCCGAAGGTTGCTGAAGCAGCGGTTGTTGGCCGTCCTGACGATTTGAAAGGGCAGGCCATCGCTGCTTTCGTCACGCTGGAGAGTGAATATCAACCTTCAAAAGAACTGAAGGACGAGTTGCGTGCATGGGTGGCGAAAGAAATTGGAGCGCTTGCCCGTCCGGATGACATTCGGTTTACTGAGCAACTTCCAAAAACGCGTTCTGGCAAGATCATGCGAAGACTTTTGCGAGAGCTCGCAACCAATGGCGAGATCAAAGGAGATACGACCACGCTGGAAGATTTCAACGTGATCGCGAAGCTGCGCGAGCAGGACGAGTAGTTCGGCAGAAACTTAAGGAATCTTGCAGCAGTCGCCGGCTGACGGCGGCTCTTCACTGCTGGAATCGAGTACAACCTTCCATTGGCCGTCTGGTTGTTTCTTCCAGACGGTCATATAGCGTCCGCTGGTGGTGACCTGGTTGCCATTTTTGTCTTTGGAGTGGCCTTCGTAGTGGCCCCAGGTATAGCCCATGTCGCCTGCAGGGGACATCTGTCCGCCTTGCGGAGTCCATGTCAATTGGTACTGATCGGGAGACCAAGTGGTCTGCGCAACGATGGCCGCGTGACCGAGCACGGGCGCTTCCTTGTTGCCGAGCGTTACAGCGTCGTCGGCGAACCATGAGGCGAAGGCCTTGCCGCCACCTTTTGCTGTGTCTTTTGCGAATTGCGCTTCGAGCTGAAAGAGGAATGCCACGCCGGGGGAAAGTGTCGGGTCAGTCAGAGCATTCGACATATTCGCGGAAGGAGCCGGCTTGGCCAGCGGATCCAGCTGGACTTGCTGAGCCAACATGGTTGAGCAGAACAGCAGGCCGGCAAGTGAAACAGGCAAGTCAATCGCGCGCATTCTATGACCTCACAGCTTCCGCAGAAGCTGACAGGCTTTATGCTAGCAGCGGAGCGGTATCGTTTGGCAGAGTGAATAAGATGACGGCCACGGAAGTTCTGAGAAGGAACAGTCGCCAGAGCTCGTATTGGCTGGGTACAGCCGGTGCTGTTGTCTATGCAATCGGGATTGTGCTGCAGGCCTGGCAACCGCAAACCGTGGCAGTGACGATGACGCTGCGACTGCTTGCGCTTATTGCATTTACTGCATTTGCCGTGCGAAAGCGCTCGCTGACGGTGTGGATCATCTGGGGGATGCTTGCCGGGGTTGAGTTTGGATTAGACGCTCCAGCGGTGGCTTTGCAGGCACGTGTCTTCAGCGACATCTTTCTCCGGCTGATCAAGGTCATCGTCGCGCCCCTGATTCTGGGCACCCTGATTACGGGCATCGCAAGTCATGGCGAGATGCGCAGTGTGGGGCGACTGGGTCTGAAGTCGCTGATCTATTTCGAAGTGTTGACAACAATTGCGTTGCTGATCGGGCTAGTGGCGATCAATGTGTCGCGGGCCGGAAACGGGATCGAGGCCTCGGCACAACAGGCGCATGTTGCTGCACGCACTGATGTGCGAGTGCAGACCGGAGCACAGCCTGACTCGGCATTGTCGTGGCAGCAGTTTCTGCTGCATGTTTTTCCTGAGAACCTGGCAAAGTCGATTGCCGAGAATCAGATCTTGCAGGTGGCGGTCTTTGCGTTGATCTTCGGATTGGCTTTGGGCCGCCTTAAGGAAGAGCAGCGCGCGCCGTTGCTTCGAGTTGCCGAGTCGCTGACGCAGACGATGTTCGCATTTACGAACATTGTGATGTATTACGCGCCGATTGGTGTCGGGGCAGCGCTCGCGTATACCGTTGCGCATTCTGGACTGGGTGTGATGACCAGCCTGGCGAAATTGCTCGTGACTCTGTATGTAGCGTTGATTGCGTTTGCGCTGATTGCCATGCTGCCGGCGGCGCTGGTCGCTCGTGTGCCCGTGCGAGGATTTCTTTCCGCCATCGCGGAGCCGGCGACGATTGCCTTTGCCACCAGCACATCAGAGGCAGCGCTGCCACGCGCCATGGAGGCGATGGAGGCTTTTGGCGTTCCGCGCAGGATTGTCGGCTTTGTGATTCCCACCGGGTACAGCTTCAATCTCGCGGGGTCGGCGCTCTATCTTGCCATTGCCTCAATCTTCGTGGCGCAGGCAGGAGGCATGCATCTCGGGTGGAAGCAGCAGCTTTTCATGCTGTTTGTACTCATGCTTACAAGCAAGGGTGTGGCCGGGGTGCCGAGAGCGGTGCTCGTGGTGCTGCTGGCTACATCGTCGATCTTTCAGCTGCCACAGGAGCCGATTTTTCTCATTCTGGGGATCGACGCGCTGATGGATATGGGTCGCACGACCGTCAATGTGGTGGGGAATTGTCTCGCGTCGGCTGTGGTGGCGCAATGGGAGGGTGAGTTTCGCAAGGAAGCTCCGGCGGACGAGGCGCTGGCTGCCCTTACGGAGTGACATTCAAGAACTTGATATACTTATACTTCAGAGGAAAGACCTAGAGTTCCAAGGCACCAGGCCCTGTTACAGGGTCTTTTTTGATGGACTGGCAGGAGCAACGGGTCGCGCTTATCCGGGTTCTATAGAGGTAGGCGTTCTTATCGCTGAATGGGACATTTACTCGATACCATCCAATCGCCGGCTGACATCAAGAAGTTCTCCGTCGCCGAACTCGAATCTCTGGCGCAGGAAATCCGCGAAACGCTGATTCAGACACTCTCAAAGACTGGCGGCCATCTCGGACCGAATCTTGGCGTAGTGGAGCTTACCCTCGCCATGCATTTCGTCTTCGACACGCCAGCGGATAAGTTTGTCTTCGACGTCAGTCACCAGGCTTATATTCACAAATTGCTCACTGGACGGCGCGAGCGTTTTGAGACGATTCGGCAAGCGGGCGGGTTGAACGGCTTCATGCTGCGCACAGAGAGCGAGCATGATATTTACGGCGCCGGGCACGCCGGTACTGCGCTTTCCGCGGCGCTGGGCATGGCCGTGGCGCGCGATCTTGCCGGTGGGAAAGAGCATGTGGTTGCACTGGCCGGAGACGCTGCCTTCACGAACGGCATTTCATTCGAAGCGCTGAATAATATCGCCGACCAGACGAAGCGGCTGATTGTTGTGCTGAATGACAACGAGTGGTCGATCGATCGCAACGTTGGTGCGATTGCGCGTTATCTGCACAAGATTGTTACCAACCAGCATGTGAATCATCTGCATGACAGCGCGGCGCGACTGCTGGAGCGCCTTGGCGGCAAGACTGCCGTGAACGTCGTTCGCCGCGCGGAAGAAGCGGCAAAGGGGCTGCTGTGGCCTTCGGTGTTCTTCGAGGAGTTTGGTCTCACGTATTATGGACCGCTCGATGGGCACAATATCGGCTTGCTGATTGAGACTTTCCAGTTTCTCAAGACGCAGGAAAAGCCTGTACTGCTGCATGCCATTACGCAGAAGGGACGCGGCTTTCAGCCGGCACTCGATAAGCAGAAGAAATTCCACGGGCTTGGGCCGTATGACCCGGAGACGGGCGAAACGAAGCCAGTTGGGCAGCAGACGTATTCAGAGGTATTTGCCAACACGCTAGTAAAGCTGGCCGACGAGAACGAAAAGGTTGTCGCAATCACTGCGGCCATGCCGAACGGAACAGCGCTCGATCTCTTCCGTCCGCATCATCCGAAGAAGTATTTCGACGTTGGCATTGCGGAAGAGCATGCTGTGATTTTCGCCGCGGGTATGGCGACGCGGGGTTACAAGCCATTCTGCGCGATCTACTCTACATTTCTGCAGCGGGCATTTGATCCCATTGTGCATGATGTGTGCCTCCAGAATCTGCCTGTGGTTTTTTGCATGGATCGCGGCGGTTTGAGCGGCGATGACGGCGCGACGCATCATGGGCTGTTCGACATCAGCTATCTACGTGGCATTCCGAATATCGTGCACATGGTGCCGAAGGACGAAGACGAGCTATCCGACATGCTCTATACGGCGATGCTGCATGATGGACCGAGTGCGGTGCGCTATCCGCGCGGGACTGGGCCCGGTATCCGGGTGAAGGCACGCCCCGCGGCTCTGCCCATCGGCAAAGCCGAAGTGATTGCCGACGGGGATGATGTAGCCATCTTCGGCCTGGGAGCGCTGCTGCCCATGGCGAAGGAACTGGCGGCAAAGCTGGAGCAGCAGGGGTATTCGGCAGCGGTCATCAATCCGCGCTTCGTTAAGCCGCTCGATCGGGATATGATCGCCCGCTATGCGCAGCGGGTCGGCGTCATCGTTACGTTTGAAGATCACGTGCTGATGGGCGGATTCGGCAGTGCGGTGATGGAGGGGCTCGGCGAAATCCAATTACCGGTTCCGGTAGTTCGCATTGGCTGGCCGGATCGCTTTATCGAGCATGGCAAGGTTGAGCAACTGCGGGCGCGCTACGGCATTAGCGTCGAAGCTGCTCTGGAGAAGCTTGCACCTTATCTGAAAAGGATCTCGCGGCCCAAGGCATTCGCGCGATAAGTACGGCCACGGCAGTTCTTATCGCAGCCGAAGGGAATGCCGCATGCTCGATCAACCTCACTTCAGCCATTGCATCCACTTGACAGCTGACGCAGGTCACCGCACAAGGAGCATGCGCTGTCGCGTCTGACATACGAACAGCTATCGGCGTCCGCACCAGACGACTATGATGAGAAGAGCGCATGACTGAAGTACAGAACGTAACGGCAGCTGAAAGTACCCAGACCCACCATCGGCACGATCGCTGGCTTGCTCTGATTGGCGGGTTCAAGCTGCTGAAAGGCCTGCTTTTCATCCTGCTGGGAATCGGCGCTCTGAAGCTCGTGCATCGCGATATCTCAGACATGCTGTTGCGGTGGCTGATTGACTGGCACTTTGATCCTGAAAGCAGATTCGTGAATCTCGTGCTGGACAAAGCTGCATTGATTGATGCTCACCGCCTGAAGCAGATAAGCATTGCCATCTTCTGCTATGCCGGGCTGGATTTTATCGAAGGCACTGGACTAGTGCTGGAAAAGACCTGGGCCGAGTACCTCACGCTGATTCTTACGGCCTCATTCCTGCCGTGGGAGTTGTACGAAATTATGCGGCATCCGACATGGGTAAAATTGGTACTCACCCTCGTAAACGTGCTGGTTGTGGTCTATCTGGTCTTCTATGTTCAGCGGACTTTGCGCGAGCGCCACAAGAGGCGTGCCGCGAAGTAGGGGAACAATAGGCGAAATCGTGTACCGCGACAGGTCAATTCTGGCAAGTATCGAAGAACAGGCAGGAATCAAATCAGCAAACACCTGATCTAGTGGTTTCTAGATGAGATTGCCACTATGCGTTGGGTTTAATCAAGTCTGATGTTGTCAACCCTTTGTCAGGCTTGAATTTCTCGAATCTCCACAGCAAAACGCTCTTTGACCTCTGCATCTACTGAGTTACGATGTCGGTGGGACTTAGTGGTTAAAAATAGTCTTTTCTGGATACGCAGAGCGGTTTTTGATCAAGTTTGGGTTCATTTTGGCAGATTTTCGCCGATAGGGCGAGAAGAGGCCGGTTTCGAGCAGTCGCAAAGAGATGTTTCGTGGGAATCACACAGCGCGCGTTGACGAAAAAGGGCGGCTCAAGCTGCCGGTGGAATTCAAGCGCCCGCTGACGGAGAACTATGGATCGCTCTTTTACATAACGAGCAAGGATGGCAAGGTTGCCGAGGTCTATCCGCTGAAAGAGTGGGAAAAGATCGAGGAAAAGCTGGCGGCGATTCCGAGTTTTCATCCGGCGAAGAAGAAGCTGATGGGCCGCGTGAACTATTACGGCCAGACGGTGGAGATCGACACGCAGGGCCGGTTGCTGTTGCCGCAGATTTTGCGCGAATCGGCCAACTTGATGACGGATGTGGTGGTTTTCGGGATGCAGAACTACCTGACGGTTGCGAATCACGAAGACTTCAAGCGAAACATCGATGAAAATCCGATGACCGCCGAAGACGAAAAAGAATTAGCCGGATTTGGGCTGTAAACGATGCCCCCAAGGGGGAGCACATGACGGAACGTGAGCGACATGTGCCGGTTCTTTTAAAAGAAGCGATCCGATACCTGAATGTGCGGCCAGGCGGCACCTATTGTGACGCGACGCTTGGGCTTGCAGGGCATTCGACGGCAATGGCGCGGCAACTTGGACCGCGAGGCAAGTTGATTGCCTTTGATCGAGACCCGGAGGCGATGGCCATAGCGCGGGAGCGGCTGGATGCTTTACGCGAGGTGCTCGGTCCGGCGATGCCGGAGGTCGTTCTGCACGATGTGGAGTTTTCGCAGGCGGAGAAGTTGATCGAGCCGGAGAGCCTGGATGGACTGCTGGCCGATTTCGGCGTCAGTTCCATGCAGTTCGACGAGGCGCACAGAGGATTTAGTTTTCAGGCGGATGGCCCGTTAGATATGCGCATGAATACGCGCCAAGGGGAATCCGCCGAACAGGTGGTAAACCAGGCCGGTGAAAAAGAACTTGCCGACCTGATTTACGAATTCGGAGAGGAAAGGAGGTCGCGGAGAATCGCCAGAGCCATTGTCAGGGCCCGGCCGATTACGACAACGGCACAACTTGCCAGAATTGTAGCGGCTGCGGCCCCGGCGATGAAATCGGAGAGGATTCATCCGGCGACGCGGACCTTTCAGGCTCTTCGAATTTATGTCAACGCCGAGTTAGACGAGATTGATGCGCTGCTGGACGCGGCGCCCCGGTTGTTGAAGACGGGAGGAAGGCTGGTGGTAATCAGCTTCCACTCTCTCGAAGACCGGCGAGCGAAAGATGCGTTGCGCGCAGGCGCACAGCAGGGAGTCTACGAAGTGCTGACGCGGAAGCCGGTAACGGCGGAAGCGGAGGAAACGGATCGCAATCCGCGAGCACGCAGCGCGAAACTGCGCGCGGCGGAGAAGAAGAGAATCGGAAAGTTTTAGTTGAAAGATCGGGCCGGGGTCGTCCCACCGTTGTACAAGGCGAAAGTTAGTAAGACGACATCCCGTAAGTCCCTCCTCTAGATAGCGGCCCAGGCCCGGTCGTTGGAGGAGGCAGTGAAGAGTTAGGGAGAGCGAAGCAGCAGTCTGGAGAAAAGAAAATGGCGACACAGGTAATCGCAACCAACGGAATCATAACGGCCCCCCGCCAAAGCATGGAAGCAATCGCGGCCGAGCGAAACCTGTCCCTGTTTGCGCAGCAGCAGCGCGCACGCCGGGGGCCGACGCCGGAAGTTTTCTTTGTGAAGCGCTTCGACAATTCGCGATTGGTCAAGGCTGCCGATCCGCAGCGCGTGCGCGAGATGCGCACCTTTGCCTGCGCGATGGCTGTCTTGTTTGCGCTGGTGATGGTCTATGGCTGGCAGCATTTTTCTTCGATCGAGTATGGTTATCGCGTGGAATCGGAGAAGCAGCAGGTGGTGCAGCTTGAGGAACAAAACCGCCAGCTTCGCCTGACAGAAGCGCAGCTTGCCGATCCGGCCCGCATTGACCGCATGGCGCGACAGCTTGGCCTGAATGTTCCGCAACCTGGTCAGGTCGTTCGTCCGGATGCGAGTGTCGATGGCAACGGGCCGGTGATGGCCAAGATGACGCCTGCGATCCCCCTTCGCTAGGCAATTAGTTTCAAACTTTCTGCCGGAAGGTAGTGCGCGGTGAACCGGTTCTCATTCCATTCCGAGACAAGCCCGGCATCTCAAAACACACAGACGGCGCAGACGGGCGTAGCAACCCCGATGCGTCGTCTGCGCGTGATCTATGTCGTCGCCCTTTTTGCTGTATGGGCGGGATTGATCGGCTTCCGGCTCGTGTGGCTTCAGGTTTTTCGCCATCACGAATTTGTGGAGCGTGCGGCAAAGCAGCAGCAGCGCACTTTTGAAGTAGCTCCCCGACGGGGAATGCTCTACGACCGCAATTTGCATGAGCTGGCGATGACCGTGCTCGCCGACTCGATTTATGCCGTGCCCTCGGAGATTGGCGACGCGCGACCTGCCACTGCGGCGGCGCTGGCGAAGATCGTCCATGTTGATGCAACGGATTCGTTCACTGCGGCGCAGCAGATTCTGGCGCGCTTTAACGCTTCACGAAATTTCGCCTGGGTAGCCCGCAAGCAGGATCCAGAGATTATCAACAAGGTCAAGGCGCTTAACCTCAAGGGCGTCTATGTTCAGAAGGAATTCAAGCGCTTCTATCCCGACAACCAGATGGCCTCAGAAGTTTTGGGCTACGTCGGGCTCGACGACAATGGCCTTGGCGGTCTGGAGCAGAACTTCGATGAAGACCTGCACGGCACGCCGGGTCGAATGCTGACGGCTCTCGATGCGCGCAGGCACGTGCTCGGCAGTGAAGAGAGCGAACCGCTTCCGGGTGAAAACCTCGTCCTCACGCTTGATGCCAATATTCAGTTCATGGCCGAGCAGGCACTGGACCGCAACATGGAGCGGACACACGCAGAAAATGGCACGATTGTGGTCCAGGACCCGCACACTGGGCAGATTCTGGCGCTGGCCATCCGGCCCACGTTCAACCCGAATGATTTTCGCCACGCGACGACAGATCTGTTGCGGGATCTCGCGGTGAGTAATGTCTATGAGCCGGGGTCAACGTTCAAGCCAGTGACCTATGCGGCGGCGCTCGAAGAAAAAGCCATCACTCCGGACACCATCGTGGATTGCGGTGGCGGGCAGATGAACGTCGCCGGTCATACGGTGCACGATGCTCCCGGAGATCATTTTGGATTGGTCCCGGCGTGGAAGGCCCTTGCGGTTTCGAGCAATGTTTGTGCTATCCGTGTGGGCCAACGCGTAGGGCAAGACCGCCTTTACAAGTACATCCGCGCGTTTGGCTTTGGCGAGCGCACCGGCATTGAACTTCCTGCTGAGACGCGAGGATTGCTGGAGCCGTTGAAGCGCTGGGGGCCGGCATCGATGGGCGCGATTCCCATGGGGCAGGAAATTGCTGTGACGCCTGTTCAGATCGTAACGATGGTTTCAACCATTGCTAACGGCGGCACCTACGTTCCTCCTCACATTCTGCTGAAGAGCACAGACCTGATGAAGGATGATCCCAAGCTGAAGCCGGCCGCCTTTCATCCTGAAAGTAGCTTGCCCGACCCATTACCGGAAGGCGCGCATCGTGTGGTCTCAGAAATGACGGCGGCGCAGATGCGGAAGATGATGGAAGACGTGGTGCTCATCGGCACCGCGCACGAGGCGGTCCATCTGAACGGATACAGCGCGGCAGGCAAGACGGGAACGGCGCAGAAGATTGATCCGCACACCCATACTTATTCCAAGACGAAGTTTGTGGCGTCGTTTGTGGGATTTGCTCCAGTGAACAATCCTGCTATCACGATGGCAATCGTGATGGATTCGCCGGATCACAGCATGCATTTTGGGGCGCAGGCCAGCGCGCCCGTTTTTCAAGGCCTGGCGCAGCAGATTCTTGAATATCTGGGTGTGCCCCACGACCAGGAGATGAAGTCTCAGGCTGAACTTGCAAAGAATCAGGTCCCGGTTGTGGAGGATGACCATCCCGAGCAGGGTGACGCGGACTTGAATTCACTCTTTGCGACAGTGAATGATCTTCCGGCAGATGATCCGTTGCGGGCGCCGCAACAGACGCCTGGGCAGGTTGCTCCAGTGGCCAAAGAAGCTGCGCCGACGCAGGTTGCTGCCAGTGCAGCCGAGCCAGTCCAGCATTCGGCATCGCCGACGACGGCATTCGCCGAGACCGTGAGTCCAAAACCATTAGAAACGCCAGCACCTGCGCCACCGATGCCTGCGAGCGCTCCCCTGGCTCCGATTGTGAATGGCTCCGTAATCGTAAATGCGGGCAGGCGGGTTGCTGTGCCATCGCTTGTCGGAGAGCCTGTGCGCAATGTGGTTGAGCAGGCTGGTTCGATTGGACTGGGCGTGCAGGTGCTGGGCACCGGCATTGCACGCGAGCAGGCTCCCGCCGCAGGAACGATGGTGCCGACGGGCACGGAGATTGTCGTGCGCTTTACCCGCTGATCTAGAATTAACTTATTCCTATGCACATAGAAGAGGTTTTGCAGGGAGTTGGACAGGTGCGTCGCAGCGGCCCATCGGTGGACGTCACCAGCATCGAATACGACTCTCGCAGAGTGGGGCCGGGTTCATTGTTTGTTGCCATGCAG
This genomic window contains:
- the acs gene encoding acetate--CoA ligase, with the protein product MPSTTTSPDPNLDSVLRENRVFPPPAEFAAKARIKSLTEYEERYRKSVADPENFWAEAARELHWFEPWEKVLDWNLPWAKWFVGGKINLSYNCVDRHALGDKRDKVAILWEGEPGEVRKLTFGDLHAEVQRFANVLKGLGIKKGDRIAVYMGMTPELAIAILACARIGAVHSVIFGGFAAHAIVDRVNDAECVAILTQDTSYRRGCEVKLKATVDEALLQCPTVKDVVVYKRSGLPVNMKAGRDQWWHELMAKAEPECPAEALDSEDPLYILYTSGTTGKPKGLVHTTGGYSVQTYLTSKYIFDLQADDVYWCSADIGWVTGHSYVVYGILQNGVTTLMYEGAPNFPEMDRFWRVIDAHKVTIFYTAPTAIRAFIKWGDHFPEKHKLDSLRLLGTVGEPINPEAWMWYRDKIGKGRCPIVDTWWQTETGAIMIAPVPGAVPTKPGSATRPFFGIVPEVVTKEGTPVPAGHGGLLVIRQPWPSMARTIFKDPDRYRSSYWSEIPGSYFTGDGARIDEDGCFWLMGRVDDVLNVSGHRLGTMEVESALVAHPKVAEAAVVGRPDDLKGQAIAAFVTLESEYQPSKELKDELRAWVAKEIGALARPDDIRFTEQLPKTRSGKIMRRLLRELATNGEIKGDTTTLEDFNVIAKLREQDE
- a CDS encoding YybH family protein → MRAIDLPVSLAGLLFCSTMLAQQVQLDPLAKPAPSANMSNALTDPTLSPGVAFLFQLEAQFAKDTAKGGGKAFASWFADDAVTLGNKEAPVLGHAAIVAQTTWSPDQYQLTWTPQGGQMSPAGDMGYTWGHYEGHSKDKNGNQVTTSGRYMTVWKKQPDGQWKVVLDSSSEEPPSAGDCCKIP
- a CDS encoding dicarboxylate/amino acid:cation symporter yields the protein MTATEVLRRNSRQSSYWLGTAGAVVYAIGIVLQAWQPQTVAVTMTLRLLALIAFTAFAVRKRSLTVWIIWGMLAGVEFGLDAPAVALQARVFSDIFLRLIKVIVAPLILGTLITGIASHGEMRSVGRLGLKSLIYFEVLTTIALLIGLVAINVSRAGNGIEASAQQAHVAARTDVRVQTGAQPDSALSWQQFLLHVFPENLAKSIAENQILQVAVFALIFGLALGRLKEEQRAPLLRVAESLTQTMFAFTNIVMYYAPIGVGAALAYTVAHSGLGVMTSLAKLLVTLYVALIAFALIAMLPAALVARVPVRGFLSAIAEPATIAFATSTSEAALPRAMEAMEAFGVPRRIVGFVIPTGYSFNLAGSALYLAIASIFVAQAGGMHLGWKQQLFMLFVLMLTSKGVAGVPRAVLVVLLATSSIFQLPQEPIFLILGIDALMDMGRTTVNVVGNCLASAVVAQWEGEFRKEAPADEALAALTE
- the dxs gene encoding 1-deoxy-D-xylulose-5-phosphate synthase — protein: MGHLLDTIQSPADIKKFSVAELESLAQEIRETLIQTLSKTGGHLGPNLGVVELTLAMHFVFDTPADKFVFDVSHQAYIHKLLTGRRERFETIRQAGGLNGFMLRTESEHDIYGAGHAGTALSAALGMAVARDLAGGKEHVVALAGDAAFTNGISFEALNNIADQTKRLIVVLNDNEWSIDRNVGAIARYLHKIVTNQHVNHLHDSAARLLERLGGKTAVNVVRRAEEAAKGLLWPSVFFEEFGLTYYGPLDGHNIGLLIETFQFLKTQEKPVLLHAITQKGRGFQPALDKQKKFHGLGPYDPETGETKPVGQQTYSEVFANTLVKLADENEKVVAITAAMPNGTALDLFRPHHPKKYFDVGIAEEHAVIFAAGMATRGYKPFCAIYSTFLQRAFDPIVHDVCLQNLPVVFCMDRGGLSGDDGATHHGLFDISYLRGIPNIVHMVPKDEDELSDMLYTAMLHDGPSAVRYPRGTGPGIRVKARPAALPIGKAEVIADGDDVAIFGLGALLPMAKELAAKLEQQGYSAAVINPRFVKPLDRDMIARYAQRVGVIVTFEDHVLMGGFGSAVMEGLGEIQLPVPVVRIGWPDRFIEHGKVEQLRARYGISVEAALEKLAPYLKRISRPKAFAR
- a CDS encoding DUF2127 domain-containing protein → MTEVQNVTAAESTQTHHRHDRWLALIGGFKLLKGLLFILLGIGALKLVHRDISDMLLRWLIDWHFDPESRFVNLVLDKAALIDAHRLKQISIAIFCYAGLDFIEGTGLVLEKTWAEYLTLILTASFLPWELYEIMRHPTWVKLVLTLVNVLVVVYLVFYVQRTLRERHKRRAAK
- a CDS encoding division/cell wall cluster transcriptional repressor MraZ gives rise to the protein MFRGNHTARVDEKGRLKLPVEFKRPLTENYGSLFYITSKDGKVAEVYPLKEWEKIEEKLAAIPSFHPAKKKLMGRVNYYGQTVEIDTQGRLLLPQILRESANLMTDVVVFGMQNYLTVANHEDFKRNIDENPMTAEDEKELAGFGL
- the rsmH gene encoding 16S rRNA (cytosine(1402)-N(4))-methyltransferase RsmH yields the protein MTERERHVPVLLKEAIRYLNVRPGGTYCDATLGLAGHSTAMARQLGPRGKLIAFDRDPEAMAIARERLDALREVLGPAMPEVVLHDVEFSQAEKLIEPESLDGLLADFGVSSMQFDEAHRGFSFQADGPLDMRMNTRQGESAEQVVNQAGEKELADLIYEFGEERRSRRIARAIVRARPITTTAQLARIVAAAAPAMKSERIHPATRTFQALRIYVNAELDEIDALLDAAPRLLKTGGRLVVISFHSLEDRRAKDALRAGAQQGVYEVLTRKPVTAEAEETDRNPRARSAKLRAAEKKRIGKF
- the ftsL gene encoding cell division protein FtsL, whose amino-acid sequence is MATQVIATNGIITAPRQSMEAIAAERNLSLFAQQQRARRGPTPEVFFVKRFDNSRLVKAADPQRVREMRTFACAMAVLFALVMVYGWQHFSSIEYGYRVESEKQQVVQLEEQNRQLRLTEAQLADPARIDRMARQLGLNVPQPGQVVRPDASVDGNGPVMAKMTPAIPLR
- a CDS encoding penicillin-binding protein codes for the protein MNRFSFHSETSPASQNTQTAQTGVATPMRRLRVIYVVALFAVWAGLIGFRLVWLQVFRHHEFVERAAKQQQRTFEVAPRRGMLYDRNLHELAMTVLADSIYAVPSEIGDARPATAAALAKIVHVDATDSFTAAQQILARFNASRNFAWVARKQDPEIINKVKALNLKGVYVQKEFKRFYPDNQMASEVLGYVGLDDNGLGGLEQNFDEDLHGTPGRMLTALDARRHVLGSEESEPLPGENLVLTLDANIQFMAEQALDRNMERTHAENGTIVVQDPHTGQILALAIRPTFNPNDFRHATTDLLRDLAVSNVYEPGSTFKPVTYAAALEEKAITPDTIVDCGGGQMNVAGHTVHDAPGDHFGLVPAWKALAVSSNVCAIRVGQRVGQDRLYKYIRAFGFGERTGIELPAETRGLLEPLKRWGPASMGAIPMGQEIAVTPVQIVTMVSTIANGGTYVPPHILLKSTDLMKDDPKLKPAAFHPESSLPDPLPEGAHRVVSEMTAAQMRKMMEDVVLIGTAHEAVHLNGYSAAGKTGTAQKIDPHTHTYSKTKFVASFVGFAPVNNPAITMAIVMDSPDHSMHFGAQASAPVFQGLAQQILEYLGVPHDQEMKSQAELAKNQVPVVEDDHPEQGDADLNSLFATVNDLPADDPLRAPQQTPGQVAPVAKEAAPTQVAASAAEPVQHSASPTTAFAETVSPKPLETPAPAPPMPASAPLAPIVNGSVIVNAGRRVAVPSLVGEPVRNVVEQAGSIGLGVQVLGTGIAREQAPAAGTMVPTGTEIVVRFTR